A portion of the Penaeus monodon isolate SGIC_2016 chromosome 28, NSTDA_Pmon_1, whole genome shotgun sequence genome contains these proteins:
- the LOC119590941 gene encoding deoxyuridine 5'-triphosphate nucleotidohydrolase-like: protein MSELNNVLKFKKLTEHAFTPSKGSKLAAGFDLYSAYDLTIPANGKSLVKTDIQIELPEGCYGRIAPRSGLSWKHHLDVGAGVIDRDYRGDIGVILFNHAKSDYKVKKGDRIAQLICEKIIYPDIEQVEELTKTERGEGGYGSTGKQ from the coding sequence ATGTCAGAATTGAATAATGTGCTGAAGTTTAAAAAATTGACTGAGCACGCTTTCACACCCTCAAAAGGTTCGAAACTTGCTGCTGGGTTTGATTTATACAGTGCTTACGACCTGACAATTCCGGCTAATGGGAAATCCCTCGTAAAGACAGACATTCAGATAGAACTTCCCGAAGGATGTTATGGTAGGATTGCGCCAAGATCTGGTCTGTCGTGGAAGCACCATCTTGATGTGGGAGCTGGTGTaatagatagagattatagagGCGATATTGGCGTAATCTTGTTTAATCATGCCAAGAGTGATTATAAAGTGAAGAAGGGGGATCGTATTGCCCAACTGATctgtgaaaaaattatatatcccgACATAGAGCAAGTTGAAGAACTGACGAAGACAGAGCGTGGTGAAGGAGGCTATGGATCTACAGGCAAACAGTAA